A genomic window from Corticium candelabrum chromosome 8, ooCorCand1.1, whole genome shotgun sequence includes:
- the LOC134183680 gene encoding uncharacterized protein K02A2.6-like, which yields MAEGLKPPQAFTTTLEAAKEWPQWRDHFTFYMTATKKDKEDEKTKVAILLTAMGGEAISVYRTFTWAADGDEDKLDCVIRAFNNYFKPKSNEIYERFLFLQRKQQPNEPFDSFYTDLLRLVETCGYHQEEKTKIIRDQIVINITADNVREKLLAESDLTLTKAVDMCRSMEATTRYIASMTSTATALKECVTDAAAVHMVKAMKQRPCHYCATNHKPKNCPAWGKQCKYCGIMNHTAEACKKAEKDRLARRQTTKETANAISPQRATPDTPENEERDHFAYCTGTTTQTSKTKAKVWNIILDIGGRGLKAKIDTGATCNILPFTAYRVLCASPPTPTEVQLTAYGGTKLDVCGKTTMEATFQGVTRRMEFIIVRENVETLIGLPSITDLGLIQQTLAVDATGDTPTAISEFKDVFKGLGRLPGEYSIKLKTNAQPVIQPARRVPFRYRQELKSQLDEMEKQGIIAKVTEATNWVSPIVLVTKPGKDKPRICIDPGALNKAIQREHYQLKTPEEIFGTLAGSQYFSTLDATSGFLQIALDKESSYLTTVATPFGRYRYCRLPFGISSAPEVFHRIVTESFADIPGVHTYVDDILVSGCSVEEHDKRLQMVLERCRELNLRLNRSKCQFRKTELKYLGHVLTSEGIKPDPEKVEAIEQFPKPQSKTDVSRLLGLVTYLSKFCPTLAETASPLRQLTQQETAWVWDSVHDRTLQHVKDLVTKAPVLRLFDPALPVRLTVDASQHGLGAAVIQEGHPVEYASRTMSSIQQKYAQIEKEMLAIQFGLTRFHQYVYGQDVIVETDHKPLLGILKKPLAEVSPRLQRMRLRCLKYNYTLEHHSGKEMVLADSLSRMPSTTPYTDYDELTEEQIDSVTEQIIPTPLGRERCTEATRQDPTMQALITYIHTGWPPTRRSVPGPIKPYWNVRHDLTEKDGIVLKGSQAVVPVTMRKTVMNSIHEGHYGIVKCIERAKTSVYWPGYTNEIHDMVASCSKCQENRSQNPKPDTKPHDVPHYPYQKVGTDLFELQGEHYLLTIDYYSKWVTIDHLQSTKAADVITILDKHFANFGIPETIFSDNGPQYANEEFRKFSRKLGFQHTTSSPGYPASNGQAERGVQTVKKMMAKMLEEGRTINDALRVLRNTPIGGDLPTPAILLQGRHLRTQLTINTETLVPHNMDADKTRQKLIAHQSQYAFYGATGNTTNSPLLPDESVRTMRGKKWVPAKVIGHHTEPQSYILRLANGRTVRRTRTHINRTTEVWDDNTMFAKYTPTGQQTNTSLSEGQPPNQPEETNVLPDTEIRSPNTESPPKSAKSPTAPASQPAVKTTRLGRISRPPRRLLEDYTT from the coding sequence ATGGCAGAAGGACTGAAACCGCCTCAAGCATTCACAACCACACTGGAAGCAGCCAAAGAATGGCCACAGTGGCGGGACCATTTTACATTCTACATGACAGCAACAAAGAAGGACAAAGAAGACGAGAAAACGAAAGTCGCAATACTACTCACGGCAATGGGAGGGGAAGCCATCTCCGTCTACCGAACATTCACTTGGGCCGCAGACGGCGACGAGGACAAACTGGACTGCGTCATTAGAGCGTTCAACAACTACTTCAAGCCTAAAAGTAATGAAATCTACGAAAGATTCCTGTTCCTGCAGAGGAAACAACAACCGAATGAGCCCTTCGACAGCTTCTACACAGATTTGCTGCGCCTGGTGGAAACCTGCGGATATCACCAAGAGGAGAAAACGAAGATCATCCGGGACCAGATTGTAATCAATATCACCGCAGACAACGTCCGCGAGAAACTGTTGGCAGAATCtgacctaaccctaaccaaaGCTGTAGACATGTGCAGGTCAATGGAAGCGACAACCCGTTACATTGCCAGTATGACATCAACCGCCACAGCCTTGAAAGAATGCGTCACCGACGCGGCGGCGGTACACATGGTGAAAGCCATGAAGCAGCGCCCTTGCCACTACTGCGcgacaaaccacaaaccaaaaaactGCCCAGCATGGggaaaacaatgcaaatattgcGGCATTATGAATCACACGGCGGAAGCATGCAAAAAGGCAGAAAAGGACAGACTAGCCcgacgacaaacaacaaaggagACGGCCAATGCGATATCGCCACAACGagccacaccagacacaccagagAACGAGGAGAGAGACCATTTCGCTTACTGCACCGGTACCACGACACAAACCAGTAAAACAAAGGCTAAAGTCTGGAACATAATACTGGACATAGGAGGGAGAGGTTTGAAAGCCAAAATCGACACAGGTGCAACGTGCAACATACTGCCATTCACTGCTTACCGCGTCCTCTGTGCTAGCCCTCCCACGCCAACAGAAGTTCAGCTAACAGCATACGGAggaacaaaattagatgtctgTGGGAAAACAACCATGGaggcaacatttcaaggaGTCACCCGCAGGATGGAATTCATCATAGTACGAGAGAACGTGGAGACGCTCATAGGATTGCCTTCCATCACTGACTTGGGACTAATACAACAGACCCTAGCAGTGGATGCAACAGGGGACACACCCACAGCTATATCAGAGTTCAAAGATGTCTTTAAAGGACTGGGACGACTACCAGGAGAGTACAGCATCAAActaaagacaaatgcacaacCAGTCATCCAACCAGCTAGAAGAGTTCCATTTAGGTACAGACAGGAACTGAAGTCACAACTGGatgaaatggagaaacaaggcATCATAGCCAAAGTAACAGAGGCTACTAATTGGGTCAGTCCCATAGTCCTTGTAACAAAGCCAGGTAAAGACAAACCAAGGATATGCATTGATCCAGGAGCGTTGAACAAGGCTATACAAAGGGAGCACTATCAATTGAAAACACCCGAAGAGATATTCGGCACGTTGGCAGGCTCACAATATTTCTCAACCCTAGATGCTACATCTGGTTTTCTACAGATTGCCCTAGACAAGGAAAGTAGCTACTTGACAACAGTGGCAACTCCTTTTGGGCGCTACCGGTATTGCCGACTACCTTTCGGAATCAGCTCTGCCCCAGAAGTGTTTCACAGAATAGTGACAGAATCCTTTGCAGACATACCTGGGGTACACACCTATGTGGATGACATCCTTGTATCAGGCTGTAGCGTAGAGGAGCACGACAAACGCCTTCAGATGGTCCTCGAAAGGTGTAGGGAGCTGAACCTTAGACTCAACCGATCCAAATGCCAGTTCAGAAAGACTGAATTAAAGTATCTGGGACATGTGCTTACATCAGAAGGGATAAAACCTGACCCAGAAAAAGTCGAGGCCATTGAGCAATTCCCAAAGCCACAGTCCAAGACAGATGTTTCAAGACTCCTGGGCCTGGTTACATATTTGTCGAAATTTTGTCCTACTTTGGCTGAGACAGCCAGCCCACTGCgacagctaacacagcagGAGACTGCATGGGTGTGGGACTCCGTTCACGACCGCACCCTACAGCATGTGAAAGATCTAGTGACAAAGGCCCCAGTACTACGACTTTTTGATCCAGCATTACCAGTGAGACTAACTGTGGACGCATCACAACATGGGTTGGGAGCAGCTGTTATTCAAGAGGGGCACCCAGTAGAATACGCGTCAAGAACAATGTCCagcatacaacagaaatatgcacaaatagagaagGAAATGCTTGCCATCCAGTTTGGACTAACAAGATTCCATCAGTATGTGTATGGACAAGATGTCATAGTGGAGACTGACCACAAGCCACTACTTGGAATACTGAAAAAGCCCCTTGCTGAAGTCAGTCCTAGGCTTCAGAGAATGCGCCTACGATGTCTCAAATACAACTACACGCTAGAGCACCATTCCGGGAAAGAAATGGTCCTGGCCGATTCTCTGAGCAGAATGCCATCTACAACACCCTATACAGACTATGATGAACTAACAGAAGAGCAAATCGACTCCGTCACAGAGCAAATCATTCCCACACCACTTGGACGTGAAAGATGTACGGAAGCGACCAGACAAGACCCTACAATGCAGGCACTCATcacttacatacacacaggatGGCCACCTACAAGGAGGAGTGTCCCGGGTCCAATCAAACCGTACTGGAATGTGAGACACGACCTAACAGAGAAAGACGGCATTGTCCTCAAAGGAAGCCAAGCTGTCGTCCCTGTGACAATGCGCAAAACGGTGATGAACAGTATACATGAGGGACACTATGGAATAGTGAAGTGTATAGAAAGGGCCAAGACGTCAGTGTACTGGCCTGGCTACACCAATGAAATACATGACATGGTAGCGAGTTGCAGCAAATGCCAAGAAAATCGAAGCCAGAACCCAAAGCCAGACACTAAACCTCATGATGTTCCACACTACCCCTACCAGAAAGTGGGAACAGACTTGTTTGAACTACAAGGGGAACATTACCTACTTACCATCGATTACTACAGCAAATGGGTGACCATAGATCACCTCCAGTCAACGAAAGCAGCTGATGTGATAACTATCCTAGACAAGCATTTTGCCAATTTTGGAATACCAGAAACAATATTCTCGGACAACGGGCCACAATACGCCAACGAAGAATTTCGCAAGTTCTCCAGGAAGCTGGGATTTCAACACACCACATCCAGTCCAGGCTACCCAGCCAGCAACGGCCAAGCGGAAAGAGGTGTccaaacagtcaagaaaatgATGGCCAAGATGTTGGAGGAGGGCCGTACAATCAATGACGCTCTAAGAGTCCTTAGGAACACACCAATAGGAGGAGACCTGCCTACTCCTGCCATCCTGCTACAGGGGAGACACCTCCGAACCcaactaacaataaatactGAGACTCTGGTTCCACATAACATGGATGCAGACAAGACCAGACAAAAACTAATCGCCCACCAATCCCAATATGCGTTCTATGGAGCCACAGGAAACACAACGAACTCACCTCTGCTTCCTGATGAAAGCGTAAGGACAATGAGAGGAAAAAAATGGGTACCAGCAAAAGTCATTGGACACCACACAGAGCCCCAATCCTACATCCTCAGACTagcaaatggacggacagtgagaagaactagaacacacataaacaggacaacagaagtgtgggatgacaacacaatgttcgCTAAGTACACTCCGAcgggacaacaaacaaacaccagccTGTCAGAAGGACAACCACCAAATCAacctgaagagacaaacgtACTGCCAGACACGGAGATCAGATCTCCGAATACAGAAAGCCCTCCAAAATCTGCCAAGTCCCCAACTGCACCTGCAAGTCAACCTGCAGTCAAAACAACAAGGCTGGGGAGGATCTCAAGACCACCACGACGCCTACTGGAGGACTACACTACGTAA